From a single Xyrauchen texanus isolate HMW12.3.18 chromosome 26, RBS_HiC_50CHRs, whole genome shotgun sequence genomic region:
- the LOC127619773 gene encoding keratin, type I cytoskeletal 13-like, whose protein sequence is MATTFSSGSFISSRSSMGSSRLSSSSGGGGRISSMRAGSVYGGAGGSGVRISSASRSMAIGGSGSGFGSGGGFGGGFSASAGGFGGGFGASAGGFGGGFGSAAGGEFGGAGGANDSIVGNEKFTMQNLNDRLASYLEKVHILEKANAKLELKIRQFLESKITPTGEGHNYSSFQATISDLQAKIFNAMQVNNTVYLGIGNASLAADDFKMKYENELAMRQSMEADIAGLNSVLSELNMGHKDLNLQIEGLTEELTYMKKNHKEELLAVSDQLGGQVNVEVDAAPQEDLTKILAEIREHYESVVTKSQKDLEGWFQQKSETIKQEVVESTETLQMSKTEVNTVKSTVQSLEIEFQSLQAMKSSMESTIAETQNRYSMQLSGYQMQVSGMEGQLVQLRSNLERQSQEYQMLLDVKTKLELEIAEYRRLLDAEASGSHTISAGSSSSSVSTSKTTMITVVEEEIDGKVISSSSTSLVK, encoded by the exons ATGGCTACCACCTTCTCCAGCGGCAGCTTCATCTCCAGCAGGTCCTCAATGGGCTCCTCTCGTCTCTCTTCTTCAAGTGGAGGAGGGGGCCGCATCAGCTCCATGAGGGCTGGCAGTGTGTACGGGGGCGCAGGGGGTTCAGGAGTCCGTATTTCCAGTGCTTCTCGTTCCATGGCCATTGGAGGGTCAGGAAGTGGCTTTGGTTCTGGAGGAGGCTTTGGTGGAGGATTCAGTGCCTCTGCAGGAGGCTTTGGTGGAGGATTTGGAGCTTCTGCAGGAGGCTTTGGTGGGGGATTTGGTTCTGCTGCAGGAGGTGAATTCGGTGGTGCTGGAGGAGCAAATGACAGCATCGTTGGCAATGAGAAGTTCACCATGCAAAATCTTAACGATCGTCTGGCTTCCTACCTGGAAAAGGTGCACATACttgaaaaggccaatgccaaactGGAGTTGAAAATCCGCCAATTCCTTGAGAGTAAGATCACCCCCACTGGCGAAGGCCACAATTATTCTTCCTTCCAGGCTACTATCAGTGATCTCCAGGCTAAA ATCTTCAATGCCATGCAAGTAAATAACACAGTCTACCTTGGCATTGGCAATGCCAGCTTGGCTGCAGATGACTTCAAGATGAA ATATGAGAACGAACTGGCAATGCGTCAATCTATGGAGGCTGATATTGCAGGGCTGAACAGTGTGCTTAGCGAGCTCAACATGGGCCATAAAGACCTCAACCTGCAGATCGAAGGGCTTACTGAGGAGCTTACTTACATGAAGAAGAATCACAAGGAG GAACTCTTGGCTGTGAGTGATCAGCTGGGTGGACAGGTCAATGTGGAGGTTGATGCTGCACCACAGGAAGACCTCACCAAAATTCTAGCTGAAATTCGGGAGCACTACGAGTCTGTTGTAACCAAGAGCCAGAAAGATCTTGAAGGCTGGTTCCAGCAGAAG TCTGAGACCATTAAACAAGAGGTCGTAGAGAGCACAGAGACTTTGCAGATGTCCAAAACTGAGGTCAACACAGTAAAGAGCACAGTACAGTCCCTGGAGATTGAGTTTCAATCTCTCCAAGCCATG AAATCATCCATGGAAAGCACCATTGCTGAGACTCAGAATCGCTATTCCATGCAGCTGTCTGGCTATCAGATGCAG GTCAGTGGAATGGAAGGACAACTGGTGCAGCTCCGCTCTAATTTGGAGCGCCAAAGCCAGGAGTACCAGATGCTACTGGATGTCAAGACCAAACTGGAATTGGAGATTGCAGAGTACAGAAGACTCCTTGATGCAGAAGCCAGCGGCAG CCACACAATCTCAGCCGGCTCCAGCTCCAGCTCTGTGTCCACCAGCAAAACCACAATGATCACAGTCGTGGAGGAGGAGATTGATGGGAAGGTGATTTCCTCCTCTTCAACATCCCTTGTTAAGTGA